The genomic segment TGAAGCAAAAAACAGAACACAGGTGTTTATAAAGATATTCTAACGGCTTATTGTTTTATATGTTATGGCTTAAGCAAGTTTCATTTATCGTATATCAATTGGAGAATTCTATTGAAAAGGCCGGACAGTAGTGTTATGAAATATATAATTTGCTAGCGTAGATTTTGCGATTTAGATATTTCCTCTGGTTACCAAGCGATGGTTGGTAATCAGCACCAGACCGTTAACAAAATTAAGAATTTAAGTTTTAAGATAATATACACTGCTGCGTAAAGATACATTATAATACGCCTTAGGTTGTTGATAACAGGTAATATTGAAATTAATTTCAACACTATGGAAAAAGTCGGGATTGGAGAACCCCGACTATTAAGTGATTATATTATTAATCAAAACTTAATAACACCGACTTTCCAGTCGGGGCGGGCTTTATCAACAACCTGATAGAAATTAAAATCCCCGCTCCTGTTTATTGTTTTGATTCTATATTAACAATTCAATGGTTAAATCTTGAGTTAGATGACTTTCTTGGCTTCCTCCCAGAAATCGTCCATTTCCTCAAGAGTTGATTCTGCAGGGGTTTTGCCGATTTCGGCGAGTTTTTTCTCGATATATTGAAAACGTTTAATAAACTTGTTGTTAGAGTTATCAAGCGCTTCTTCAGCTTTTAATCCAAGGTGGCGGGTAAGGTTAACAATGGAAAAAAGCAGGTCGCCAAGTTCAGAGTGGAGGGCATCTTTATTTTTCTGTTGGAAAGCTTCTTCAAATTCGGCAATCTCTTCCTTTATTTTATTTACAACCTCAGATGCTTCATTCCAATCAAACCCTATTTGACCGACTTTTTCCTGTATTCGGTAAGCCTTTAAGAGCGCCGGCAGAGATTTTGGCACTCCTTCAAGGATGGAATAATCTTTATTGTTATCGCTTTTAATAATTTCCCAATGATTTTCAACCTCAGATGGCGTAAGTTCGATTTGGTCTTTGAATACATGCGGATGTCTTTTAATCAATTTATCAGATATTTTACGGCAAACATCCTCCATTGTAAATTGATTTTTTTCTTTTGCCATTTGCGCATGAAAGACAATATGCAGAAGCAGGTCGCCAAGTTCCTCCGCCATATTATTCGGGTTTTCACTGTCAATAGCCTCAAGAACTTCATAGGCTTCTTCTATAAGATATGGTTTTAGCGACTTATGATCCTGAATTTTATCCCAGGGACAGCCATCGGGACCCCGCAATCGAGTCATGATGTCGAGTAACCGTTGATATTGATTCATTGCGGCAAT from the Candidatus Zixiibacteriota bacterium genome contains:
- the mazG gene encoding nucleoside triphosphate pyrophosphohydrolase; translated protein: MNQYQRLLDIMTRLRGPDGCPWDKIQDHKSLKPYLIEEAYEVLEAIDSENPNNMAEELGDLLLHIVFHAQMAKEKNQFTMEDVCRKISDKLIKRHPHVFKDQIELTPSEVENHWEIIKSDNNKDYSILEGVPKSLPALLKAYRIQEKVGQIGFDWNEASEVVNKIKEEIAEFEEAFQQKNKDALHSELGDLLFSIVNLTRHLGLKAEEALDNSNNKFIKRFQYIEKKLAEIGKTPAESTLEEMDDFWEEAKKVI